In the genome of Solibacillus isronensis, one region contains:
- the purQ gene encoding phosphoribosylformylglycinamidine synthase subunit PurQ, which yields MKFAVLVFPGSNCDIDMFHAIKDELGEEVEYVWHTATSLDGFDGALVPGGFSYGDYLRCGAMANQSNIMSALKDFAAQGKPVLGVCNGFQILTEAGLLPGALIRNKNLKFMCRTVQLKVENNNTLFTNGYEEEEVINIPIAHGEGNYYCDDETLASLQVNNQIVFTYEGENPNGSLADIAGIINKEGNVLGMMPHPERAANEIVGGADGLKLFKSIVKQWREQHVNN from the coding sequence ATGAAATTTGCAGTACTCGTTTTCCCGGGGTCTAACTGTGATATCGACATGTTTCATGCGATTAAGGACGAGCTAGGTGAAGAAGTAGAATATGTTTGGCATACAGCTACAAGTCTAGACGGATTTGACGGGGCATTAGTGCCTGGCGGTTTCTCATATGGAGACTATTTACGTTGTGGCGCAATGGCAAACCAATCAAACATTATGTCAGCTTTAAAAGACTTTGCAGCACAAGGCAAACCAGTGTTAGGTGTTTGTAACGGATTCCAGATTTTAACGGAAGCAGGGCTGTTACCAGGAGCTCTTATCCGCAATAAAAATCTGAAATTCATGTGTCGTACAGTACAGCTAAAAGTTGAAAACAACAACACATTATTTACAAACGGATATGAAGAGGAAGAAGTAATCAATATTCCGATCGCGCACGGTGAAGGCAACTACTACTGCGATGATGAAACATTAGCTTCATTACAAGTCAATAATCAGATTGTCTTTACATATGAAGGCGAAAATCCGAACGGTTCTTTAGCGGATATTGCTGGAATCATCAATAAAGAAGGCAATGTACTCGGAATGATGCCACATCCAGAGCGTGCTGCAAATGAAATCGTCGGTGGTGCAGATGGTCTTAAACTATTTAAATCAATTGTGAAGCAGTGGAGGGAACAGCATGTTAACAACTAA
- the purS gene encoding phosphoribosylformylglycinamidine synthase subunit PurS, with translation MKKVKIYVTLKESILDPQGSAVQGSLQKIGYGEVSDVRIGKYLEVSIEDTDRDINTIVKEMCEKVLTNTVIEKYRYEVEEA, from the coding sequence ATGAAGAAAGTTAAAATATATGTAACATTAAAAGAAAGCATCCTGGATCCACAAGGTTCTGCAGTTCAAGGTTCATTGCAAAAAATCGGTTATGGTGAAGTTTCTGACGTACGTATCGGCAAGTATTTGGAAGTATCAATCGAAGATACTGACCGTGATATCAACACAATCGTGAAAGAAATGTGCGAAAAAGTATTAACGAACACGGTAATCGAAAAGTACCGTTACGAAGTTGAGGAGGCATAA
- the purC gene encoding phosphoribosylaminoimidazolesuccinocarboxamide synthase, with product MNKGQLLYEGKAKRLYTTEDTEILFVEYKDSATAFNGEKKAEIAGKGNLNNQITTLLFEKLQENGIESHFVKRLSANEQLVRKVEIIPIEVVTRNIAAGSLAKRLGLDEGTPLKRPIVEFYYKDDALGDPMITTEHIDVLNIATPVEVEQLYNAALHVNEVLRPIFTAVGVTLVDFKLEFGRDKDGNILLADEISPDTCRLWDSNTKQKLDKDVFRRDLGNLTEVYEIILQKLGGN from the coding sequence ATGAATAAAGGCCAGCTTTTATATGAAGGGAAAGCAAAACGATTATATACAACAGAAGATACTGAAATACTTTTTGTTGAATACAAGGATAGTGCAACAGCATTTAATGGCGAGAAGAAAGCCGAGATTGCTGGTAAGGGAAATTTAAACAATCAAATTACGACATTACTTTTCGAGAAGTTACAAGAAAACGGAATTGAATCACATTTCGTAAAAAGACTTTCAGCGAACGAACAGCTTGTACGTAAAGTCGAAATTATTCCAATCGAAGTTGTTACACGCAATATTGCTGCTGGCAGCCTGGCAAAACGTCTAGGCTTGGATGAGGGTACTCCATTAAAGCGTCCGATCGTCGAATTTTATTATAAAGATGATGCATTAGGTGATCCAATGATTACAACAGAACATATTGACGTGCTGAATATCGCGACACCAGTGGAAGTAGAACAGCTATATAATGCGGCACTGCATGTGAATGAAGTGCTGCGTCCGATTTTTACTGCTGTTGGTGTAACGTTAGTCGACTTCAAACTTGAATTTGGTCGTGATAAAGACGGCAATATTTTACTTGCCGATGAAATTTCTCCTGACACTTGTCGTTTATGGGACTCTAATACAAAGCAAAAGCTTGATAAAGACGTATTCCGCCGTGATTTAGGCAATCTAACGGAAGTATATGAGATTATATTACAAAAACTTGGAGGCAACTAA